The window TAATATAATCATCCTTGTAAATAAGTGGAGGTGCAGTAAACTCAGGTAATCTATATGATCACATTGTCATTAAGAGAATTAAGTTTCTTTTTAGTAGTAGTATTTTGCTTATTTTCTCTAACAAATACCGATATAGCCTATAGCTTGGGATCAGAACAAATGAAACATTCAAACCGCTTAAAAGATGAACAAAGTCCTTATCTACTACAGCATGCCAATAACCCTGTGGATTGGTACCCGTGGGGCGAGGAGGCTTTTGAAAAGGCACGAAGAGAGAATAAGCC is drawn from Thermodesulfobacteriota bacterium and contains these coding sequences:
- a CDS encoding DUF255 domain-containing protein produces the protein MKHSNRLKDEQSPYLLQHANNPVDWYPWGEEAFEKARRENKP